AAGAAGAGGCCGAGATAGCGACCGCGATGGGCGGCGTCGCCGGCGCCCAGGGCCGCGAGATAGAGCGGGAAGACGACGATGAAGGAGCCGACCGTCAGGCGGTCGACGAGATGGAACGCCCACGGGAGAAGGAGGCGCGGGCGAGCGCGCAGCGCCGCGCCGATCTCGGCGAGCCGTGGGGCGTGTGCGCCGCCCTGTCCTCCCTCGGGGAGAGCGAGAGCGGCGACGGCGAGGGCGAGGAAGATCCAGCCGGCCCATTCGAGGGGTGCTCGCGCACCGAGGTGGCGGGTCACGTAACCGCCGACTGGCGCGCCGAGACCGACGCCGAGGATCAGCGCCGCGCCGAGCAGACCCATCGTGCGTCCGCGCCGAGACTCCTCGGCGTGGTCGGCGACGAGCGTCATCGCCGTCGACCAGCCCATCACCGAGAGCGCTCCCTGGAGAAACCGCAAGGCGAGCAGCGTCCCCACCGAGTCGACCCCGAGATAGGCGAAATAGACCGCGCCGCTGCCCGCGAGCCCGGCGACGATGAACGGCTTGCGTCGCCCGGTGCGGTCGGAGAGCACCCCCCAGAGCGGCGCGAACAGCAGATAGGCGGCCATCTCGACCGTGAGGAAGAGCGCCGCGTCGGTGACCGTGCCGCCGAGCTCGTCGAGGATGAGCTCTTTCAACCCGGCGACCGGCAGGGTGAGGTTGAACATCGCGCCCAGCAGCAGCAGGCAGGGCAGCGCGACCGCGCGCCGGAATCCGGGTGTGCGGTCGCGGGGCGAGACGTGGACGAGGGTCGGTGCGGGCGTCGGCATGGGAACGCCCGCGGTGCGGGCCGTGGCGGATCATGCCATGCCCCCGTTTCGACCGGCGCGGTTCCACCCGTCCGGCATCGAGACGCGTTCAGCGACGGGAGCCGACGCAGGCCGCGCGGCCCGGGCCACGCCCAGCGCGCGACTCCTGCTCGCGCTCGGCGCCGCACCGTGGACCCCGCTCGGCGCGGGCTCCCCGGTGCCGTCCGGCGTGCTCGCCGTCGCCGGCTCGGAGGCAGCGTCCCTCGCCCGCAGAGCCCCGTCCTTCGCCCCGCCAGGAGGGCTGCCCGGCCTCGTCGCGCAACGTCACCTTCTCGTGGGATGCCGACTTCTCGATCCATCCCACGACCCGGGCGTCGTGGCGGCAGGGGGCGTCGAAGGCCACCCCAGCGACGGCGTCGCCGGCGGCAAAGACGATCTTCTGGCGTTCCAGGACGTCAACCGGGCCGAGGTGAAGCCGCTGCTGCTCCTGGCCGTTGTCGAGCACGAGCGTCGTGCCGGCCCCCGGTTCGCGCTCCACGGTCACCACCTTGCCGGCGAAGGGGAGCGGTTCGCCGCTGCTCGACCGCGAACAGCGGTTGCCGCCAGGTCCCGCGAGAGCAGCGGTGGTGGCGGCGAGGGCGAACAGGGAGGCGAGAGCAAAGGGGGCGCGCGGGTTCATCGCGAGATCTCCGAATCGTGGCGCCGGGGTCATCCCGGTCGGCTCCGAACGGGTATCAAGGGCGATGCCAGGGGCGAGTGGGCCGAGAGGCGCTGTCCCCGCGGCTTCGCGCGCTCGGCCGGCAGCGACGAGACTGCAGCTCTTGCAGCCAGGCACTGCAACGGCTGCAGGGGATTCGCGCCGAGGCCCTCGAGAAGTACAGTGGTCGGCATGGACGACCGGCGAGCGAACCGCTGGGAGGTCGGCGCGGTGATCGCCGCAGTCGGGGCGGCCGCTGCTCTCGTCGCTCTCGGCTGGACGGCGGCACGCGGGCTGGCGGAGAGTCGAGAATCCGCTCTTGACGGCCGGGTGCTCCGCTTCGCTCACCGCATCGAGGCGGAGCTGCGCGACGTCGGACCTGCCGCGGCACCCGGTCTGCTCGCGACGATGGAGGACGAGAACGCCGACTGGATCGAGGGCATCGCGCTCGCTACTCCCGAGGGCGACTGGGAGCGGCGAGCGGGAGCCTCCGTCGCACGCCTGGAGCGCGATCCCGACCAGCGCGTCGAGCTCTCGCTGGGTCGCACCTGGGGTGGAGGGCCGCCCTCGGCCGGGCTCGCCACCGGCGGCGGCTGGCGCGGTGCGCGAGCCCCGGCGCGGCGGACGCTCGGCATCTGGGTCGACGCCGCCGTCCGAAGGCCCTCCCTCGTCGAGCGAGCGCTCCTGCCGGCGTCGAGCGCGGCGGCCGCGGCTCTCGTCGGCTTGGCCCTGGTGGCGGTCCGCGGGGCGCGACGCGAGCGAGCTCGCGAGCTCGAAGCGGTCGACCGGCGTCGCCTCGAAGGGCTCGGGCGGGCGGGAGCCGGTCTCGCCCACCAATTGCGCAACCCGCTCGCGACGGTCAAGGGCTCCTGTCAGTTGCTGCTCGAGGAAAGCGACGGGGACTCGCGCCCGCGGCTCGAGCGCATCCTCGGCGAAGTCGACCGGATGGACCGGCTGCTCGCGGAGCTGCTCGACTACGCCCGCCCTCCGACGGCGGAGCCCGCCATGCTGCAGCTCGAGCCCTTCCTCGCCGAGATCGCGCGGGGTGACGAGCGTGTGGTCGTGGCCTGTCCGCCGCATCTGGCCGCCACGGTCGATCCCGAGCACCTGCGGGAGATTCTGGTCAATCTGCTCGACAACGCCCGGGCGGTGAGCGACGACGGGAGCCGGATCGAGGTCGTGGTGCGGCGTCGCGGACGTCTTCTCGAGACCGACGTCGCCGATCGCGGCCCGGGTCCGGGCTCGAACCCCGAGGCCTGGTTCGAGCCCTATGCGACCGGTCGCCACGACGGCACCGGACTCGGCTTGCCGATCGCCCGCGCGCTGGCGATGGCCAACGGCGGCTCGCTCGAGCTCGTGGCGCGTCCCGGAGGGGGTGCCGTGGCGCGGCTGCGACTCCTCGCGGTGGAGGGCGGGGCATGATCGCCAAAGTCCTCCTCGTCGACGACGACGCGGCCTTTCGCGAGTTGCTGGTCGACATCCTGCGGGTGGACGGCTACCAGCTGCTCGAGGCCGGAGACGGCGTGCGGGCGCTCAGCCTGGCGAGCGAGCACCACGTCGATCTGGTGCTCACCGATCAGCGCATGCCGGGTCTCTCCGGCCTCGAGCTCGCCGGGCGCCTCGCGGCGCTGCCGCATCCCCCGGCGGTGGTGCTGATGACCGCCTACGGGACGATCCCGCAGGCGGTCGAGGCGATGCGGGCCGGCGTCGTCGACTACCTGACCAAGCCGCTGGCGAGCCCCGCGGAGCTCCGGAGGGTCGTGCGTTCGGCCCTCGGTCAGCCGGAGCGGGCGCCGAGCGGCGAGGAGTTCCTGACCCACGACGCGCGGACGCTCGAGGTTCTGGCGCTCGCCGACCGTGCGGCCGCAACCGACGCGACGATCCTCGTGCGTGGCGAGTCAGGCACCGGCAAGGAGCTGCTCGCCCGGCGCGTCCATCGTCGCTCCGCGCGGGCGCGCGGGCCGTTCGTCGCCGTCAACTGTGCGGCCTTGCCGGAGAGCCTGGCGGAGAGCGAGCTGTTCGGTCACGAGAGGGGCGCCTTCACCGGAGCCGTCCAGCGGCAACGCGGCCGCTTCGAGCTGGCGAGCGGCGGCACGCTGTTCCTCGACGAGGTGGGAGAGCTCGCCGAGCCGGTGCAGGCCAAGCTCCTCCGCGCTCTCGAGCAGCGAGCGATCGAACGGGTCGGTGGCACGGGGCCGGTGGGCGTCGACATCCGTCTGCTCGCGGCGACCCATCGCGACCTCGCCAGCGGGGCCGCCGAGGGGCGTTTTCGGGCCGACCTCTTCTACCGCCTCAACGTGGTGACGCTGGAGCTTCCGCCGCTGCGCGAACGTCCGGGAGACCTCGATCTGCTGGTGCCGGCGCTGGTGCGCTCGCTCGCCGATCGCCACCGTCTTCCGCCCCGCGAGCCCGATGCGGAGTGCTGGTCGCGGCTGCGCCGTCACTCCTGGCCGGGAAACGTGCGTGAGCTGCGCAACGTGCTCGAGCGGGCTTTGATCGCGGGGAGCGGCTCGACGATCCGGTCGGTGGATCTCCCGGTGCTCGACAGCGGCGGCGTGGGCGCTCCGAAGGGCGACGACCCGCTGCTGCTCGCCGAACGGGAGAAGCGGGCGATCCTCGAAGCCCTCTCGCGCACCGGAGGCAACCGCGAGCAGGCGTCGCGCCTCCTCGGCATCTCCGTACGAACGCTCTACAACCGACTGCGCGAATTCGGTCTGAGGTGAGCCGGCGAGGAGGGCTCGCGCGCCTCCTCGCCGGTCGAGCTCCGCGATCCGGTCACGAACCCGCGGCGCTGCCGAGCTCGCGCAGGTGCAACTGCCAGTCGCGGGTCGCCCGCGCGACGCTGCGGGCCGCCTCGGCGACTCGCGCCGGGTCGGGATCGGCGACGTCGAGCGCTCCGTCGAGCGCGACGAGATGCTGACGCAGGCGGTCGGACGAGGCTGTGAGATCGCGCTGTCGCTCCTCGATCCGGCTCGCCGAGGCGGCGTCGAGACCTTGGCGGTAGCTCGCATAGCCGGCCAGCATCTGATCGACCTGTTGGTGCAAGCGGTCGCGATCGCGCCGCGCCGCCGACGCGTCGAACTGGCTGCGGCGCGCCCCACGAGCGAGGTCTCGCGCCTGGTCGCGAGCCTGCTGCGCCGTGCCGTCGCAGCCGGCGAGCGGACCGCTTCCGGGCGTCGTGGCGTGGATCCTCTGGCGATCGCCGTTGGCCTGGCCGTGCCCCTGTCCGGACCGGCTCCCTCCTCCCGGTCCGAGCCCCGTCTGGCCTCCGCCGCCTCCGCCGCGCCCGCCGCGTTGGGCGACGGCCGGAGTTTCGAGCATCCCGGCGAGCAGAAGAACAGCGACCGTGGCGAGCGTGCAATAGCGTGCGTCGTGACTCATCGTGAACCTCCTTGGGGTCGAGTCCCGCGCCGATCTCCTATCGCACGGGCGGTGCCAGCGAGCGCCGAGCGGCGCTCGTAGCGTAACCGCCCTGAGATCAACGGGTTGGCGATGACGATCGAAGAGAGGCGAAAGCGCGCCAGCTCGCCGTCCTGCAAGATCTGCCGGACGACGGCAAGACATGCAGCTCGTCCGCCGCGAGCCTCCGGGGAAATGAATCCGCGGTCGGCCCCGTGCGAGCAGGCCGTTCCGGTGCGATGATTCCCGGCAAGCGCCGTCGCGGCGCGCGGCGATCGCCCATCGTCTCGCCGAACGGCAACCTGTCGATGATGCCGGACTCCCCCGAAGATCCACGACGCCCCGTGCGTTCCGCCAAGGACTCGCTCGAACCGATCTCGCGAAGCGAGCGCGAGCTCCTCTTCGACTGGATGCTCGACTGCACCGAGGAGGGTGTCCTGGTCGCCGACGAGCACGGGCGCGTCCTCCTGTGCAATCGGGCGGGCAGCGAGCTCTTCGGCCTGACCTGCGACGAGATCGCCGGCGGTCCGCTCGACCGGCTGCTGCCGCAGGCGATCCGCGACGAGCATCGCGAGTGGGTGGCGCGATTCGCCACCTCGAGCGACGGACTGTCGACGCCGCAGCCGATGGGCGAATTGCGCGGAGTGACGGCCCGTGGCGAGGAGATTCCGCTCGAAGGACGCCTGAGCAAGGTCGACATCGGCGGCCGGCGCTGCGTGGCGATCTTCTTGCGCGACCTGCGACCGCGGCTGGCCGAAGAGGCGGCCGCGCGCGGTCAGCTCGAGCTGCGCGAGCAGCTGGCGCGCATCGTCGAGACCTCGCCCGGCGTCGTCTATTCGTTCCGGCGCGGGCCCGACGGGAAGATGTCGTTCCCCTACATGTCGCCGGCGATCGAGAGACTCTTCCCGGTGCCGCGGGCGGCGGCGGCGCGAGACGGCACGACGCTCTTCGACTACCTCCACCCGGAGGACGTTCCGGCGCTCGCCGAAACGAGCGCGATCTCCGAGCGGGACCTGTCGCTCTGGCGCAGTACCTTCCGGGTGCGTCATCCGGAGCGCGGCGA
This genomic window from Holophagales bacterium contains:
- a CDS encoding MFS transporter, which translates into the protein MPTPAPTLVHVSPRDRTPGFRRAVALPCLLLLGAMFNLTLPVAGLKELILDELGGTVTDAALFLTVEMAAYLLFAPLWGVLSDRTGRRKPFIVAGLAGSGAVYFAYLGVDSVGTLLALRFLQGALSVMGWSTAMTLVADHAEESRRGRTMGLLGAALILGVGLGAPVGGYVTRHLGARAPLEWAGWIFLALAVAALALPEGGQGGAHAPRLAEIGAALRARPRLLLPWAFHLVDRLTVGSFIVVFPLYLAALGAGDAAHRGRYLGLFLLPFALLQAWTGRLSERTGAALPLVWGTLGYGLVLTFVGLADLLLLWPAMIALGVLAAFMFPPTLTLTAQLADPRTRGSAMGGFNFAGSLGFALGPLLGAWAQRSGGFATVFAVTGALQIALALTGAALLRRWGALGGKDPA
- a CDS encoding HAMP domain-containing histidine kinase — protein: MDDRRANRWEVGAVIAAVGAAAALVALGWTAARGLAESRESALDGRVLRFAHRIEAELRDVGPAAAPGLLATMEDENADWIEGIALATPEGDWERRAGASVARLERDPDQRVELSLGRTWGGGPPSAGLATGGGWRGARAPARRTLGIWVDAAVRRPSLVERALLPASSAAAAALVGLALVAVRGARRERARELEAVDRRRLEGLGRAGAGLAHQLRNPLATVKGSCQLLLEESDGDSRPRLERILGEVDRMDRLLAELLDYARPPTAEPAMLQLEPFLAEIARGDERVVVACPPHLAATVDPEHLREILVNLLDNARAVSDDGSRIEVVVRRRGRLLETDVADRGPGPGSNPEAWFEPYATGRHDGTGLGLPIARALAMANGGSLELVARPGGGAVARLRLLAVEGGA
- a CDS encoding sigma-54-dependent Fis family transcriptional regulator, with the translated sequence MIAKVLLVDDDAAFRELLVDILRVDGYQLLEAGDGVRALSLASEHHVDLVLTDQRMPGLSGLELAGRLAALPHPPAVVLMTAYGTIPQAVEAMRAGVVDYLTKPLASPAELRRVVRSALGQPERAPSGEEFLTHDARTLEVLALADRAAATDATILVRGESGTGKELLARRVHRRSARARGPFVAVNCAALPESLAESELFGHERGAFTGAVQRQRGRFELASGGTLFLDEVGELAEPVQAKLLRALEQRAIERVGGTGPVGVDIRLLAATHRDLASGAAEGRFRADLFYRLNVVTLELPPLRERPGDLDLLVPALVRSLADRHRLPPREPDAECWSRLRRHSWPGNVRELRNVLERALIAGSGSTIRSVDLPVLDSGGVGAPKGDDPLLLAEREKRAILEALSRTGGNREQASRLLGISVRTLYNRLREFGLR